The Aliarcobacter cryaerophilus ATCC 43158 genome includes a region encoding these proteins:
- a CDS encoding AAA family ATPase produces MKILKIKLLNINSLKGEFEVDFEKFLKDESLFAITGPTGAGKSTILDVITCALYGRTARLTNPNELMSRHTGECLCEVEFEVKGKVYRSSWSQKRARKSPDGAFQSAKMEVSEVETGKVLESYLSKVPKYIEELSGLDFDRFIQSMMLAQGSFDAFLKAKENERSSLLEKITGTQIYKQISQEIYQTYTRKNDEIKLDENLLGNIELLSNEVVTEKTLILNSSKTQKLELDSKGNELKKVINWLENLQKLEADNTKYIKEFEQISFEKENKKEDFIRLDLANKALNVQPIYQEKNSLTQIINQDKEKLEKLQKELEDLKQLLQSKTNESLKSKDELDKEKISFDTNSKKLQEVRTLQTKIESKLQNIKELENKISSQNEQKTKLNEDLKVLKTNQEKIENDLKTINVYLIKNKNDESLKEEISLISKNVNDYKDVIKLLKQIEEKLQNNSLNEKTLQDSFTKAKKEFDEIKVLFDSKDKEYKELEIQTSNFNQKESNNRDRLKSIDKLTTSIDEYKGLLENILKEENIISSSKDESKTIKTNIEEKTKLINEIKTHIQTLNDKREAELLIAKYESDRANLKEGEECFLCGSKEHPFVNHKISLNANETTSLIAQKKQIFDEENKVLRTIELNLSKLETKIESSTLELNKLLKHKEDIEQVFSSLNFILMNDSKTNLEEEKQLLEEELKNIVKIRDEKEKVLIQRDNLQKELNTKQTFVSQNEQELYKLKSLIEQLQNEQTQNISKKQSLEEELSKVYSKYELIFDEKFEENFRTIVSKKDSFIKNEISKKELDIKLQSLIVQLKEFDTKIISIESSLKTDAEQLSKISNETIELQTQSKAILDVSDLNIFEKEITSKFNTINERYNSLLKDLVNLNSKNESLNTQIIELNQKQINENTKLEETKQNFNNALAENSFNSKEEFEKALLNKEQREELSLMCKALEEKYTQIQTLKIDTAKKLSEQKELNLTDKELQTLSDELKELQTAIDELQKSIGSLEKELEINASNMKKHEDKIKELENKKEAFKVWIKLNEMVGSASGDKFAKFAQGITLDQLIYLANKYLQILSPRYELQRSSDSSKLLEIEIIDGFQGDVVRPVSTLSGGESFIVSLSLALGLSALASQKISIDSLFLDEGFGTLDSDSLELALNALNQLQSSGKMVGVISHVEALKERIPLQIRVMPKGDGTSVLNLN; encoded by the coding sequence ATGAAAATACTAAAGATAAAATTACTAAATATTAACTCACTAAAAGGTGAGTTTGAAGTAGACTTTGAAAAGTTTTTAAAAGATGAATCATTATTTGCTATAACTGGACCAACTGGTGCTGGGAAAAGTACTATTTTAGATGTAATTACATGTGCTTTATATGGAAGAACTGCAAGACTTACAAACCCAAATGAACTTATGAGCAGACACACAGGGGAATGTTTATGTGAAGTTGAATTTGAAGTAAAAGGAAAAGTTTATAGAAGTTCTTGGAGTCAAAAAAGAGCTAGAAAAAGCCCTGATGGAGCTTTCCAAAGTGCAAAAATGGAAGTTAGCGAAGTTGAAACGGGAAAAGTCTTAGAATCATATCTTTCAAAAGTTCCAAAATATATAGAAGAATTATCTGGACTTGATTTTGATAGATTTATTCAATCTATGATGTTAGCTCAAGGAAGTTTTGATGCTTTTTTAAAAGCAAAGGAAAATGAGCGTTCAAGTTTACTTGAAAAAATCACGGGAACACAAATCTATAAACAAATTTCACAAGAGATATATCAAACTTATACTAGAAAAAATGATGAGATTAAATTAGATGAAAATTTATTAGGTAATATTGAATTATTATCAAATGAAGTTGTTACTGAAAAAACTTTAATTTTAAATAGTTCAAAAACACAAAAACTTGAACTAGATTCTAAAGGAAATGAGCTAAAAAAGGTAATCAATTGGCTTGAAAATTTACAAAAATTAGAAGCTGATAATACTAAGTATATTAAAGAATTTGAACAAATCAGTTTTGAAAAAGAGAATAAAAAAGAAGATTTTATCAGATTAGATTTAGCAAATAAAGCTTTAAATGTTCAGCCTATATATCAAGAAAAGAACTCTTTAACTCAAATAATAAATCAAGATAAAGAAAAACTAGAAAAACTTCAAAAAGAGTTAGAAGATTTAAAACAACTCTTACAATCAAAAACTAATGAATCTTTAAAATCAAAAGATGAATTAGATAAAGAAAAAATTTCATTTGATACGAACTCTAAAAAACTTCAAGAAGTAAGAACATTACAAACTAAAATAGAATCAAAACTTCAAAATATCAAAGAGTTAGAAAATAAAATAAGCTCTCAAAATGAACAAAAAACAAAACTAAATGAAGATTTGAAAGTACTAAAAACAAATCAAGAAAAAATTGAGAATGATTTAAAAACTATAAATGTCTATCTAATAAAAAATAAAAATGATGAATCATTAAAAGAAGAGATATCTTTAATCTCAAAAAATGTAAATGATTATAAAGATGTAATAAAACTTTTAAAACAAATAGAAGAAAAACTTCAAAATAATAGTTTAAATGAAAAGACTTTACAGGATAGTTTTACTAAGGCAAAAAAAGAGTTTGATGAAATAAAAGTATTATTTGATTCTAAAGATAAAGAGTATAAAGAGTTAGAAATTCAAACTTCAAATTTCAATCAAAAAGAATCAAATAATAGGGATAGATTAAAAAGTATTGATAAATTAACTACTTCTATAGATGAATATAAAGGATTATTAGAAAATATCTTAAAAGAAGAAAATATCATATCTTCTTCAAAAGATGAATCAAAAACTATAAAAACAAATATAGAAGAAAAAACAAAACTAATAAATGAAATTAAAACACATATTCAAACTCTAAATGATAAAAGAGAAGCAGAACTTTTAATAGCAAAATATGAAAGTGATAGAGCAAATCTAAAAGAGGGTGAAGAGTGTTTCTTATGTGGTTCAAAAGAACATCCATTTGTAAATCATAAAATAAGTTTAAATGCTAATGAAACTACATCTTTAATCGCTCAAAAGAAGCAAATATTTGATGAGGAAAATAAAGTTTTACGAACTATTGAATTAAACTTATCAAAACTTGAAACTAAAATAGAGAGTTCTACTTTAGAACTAAACAAATTATTAAAACATAAAGAAGATATTGAGCAAGTATTTAGTTCATTGAATTTTATTTTAATGAATGATTCTAAAACAAACTTAGAAGAAGAAAAGCAACTTTTAGAAGAAGAGTTAAAGAATATAGTAAAAATTAGAGATGAAAAAGAGAAAGTTTTAATTCAAAGAGATAATCTTCAAAAAGAGTTAAATACAAAACAAACTTTTGTTTCTCAAAATGAACAAGAACTTTATAAACTAAAAAGTTTAATTGAACAATTACAAAATGAACAAACTCAAAACATATCTAAAAAGCAAAGTTTAGAAGAGGAACTTTCAAAAGTATATAGTAAATATGAACTAATATTTGATGAAAAGTTTGAAGAAAACTTTAGAACAATAGTCTCTAAGAAAGATAGTTTTATTAAAAATGAAATATCAAAAAAAGAGCTTGATATTAAACTTCAAAGTTTAATAGTACAACTAAAAGAGTTTGATACAAAAATCATATCAATAGAGTCAAGTTTAAAAACTGATGCTGAACAACTTTCTAAAATCTCTAATGAAACAATAGAATTACAAACTCAAAGCAAAGCTATTTTAGATGTATCTGATTTAAATATTTTTGAAAAAGAGATAACAAGTAAATTTAATACTATTAATGAAAGATATAACTCTTTATTAAAAGATTTAGTAAATCTAAATTCAAAAAATGAATCACTAAATACGCAAATAATAGAGTTAAATCAAAAACAAATCAATGAAAATACAAAACTAGAAGAGACAAAACAAAATTTCAATAATGCTCTAGCAGAAAATAGTTTTAACTCAAAAGAAGAGTTTGAAAAAGCACTTTTAAATAAAGAGCAAAGAGAAGAGTTATCTCTAATGTGTAAAGCACTAGAAGAAAAATATACTCAAATCCAAACTCTAAAAATAGATACAGCAAAAAAACTATCTGAACAAAAAGAGTTAAACTTAACAGATAAAGAACTTCAAACTTTAAGTGATGAGTTAAAAGAGTTGCAAACTGCTATTGATGAACTGCAAAAATCAATAGGAAGTTTAGAAAAAGAGCTTGAAATCAATGCTTCAAATATGAAAAAACATGAAGATAAAATCAAAGAGTTAGAGAATAAAAAAGAAGCCTTTAAAGTATGGATAAAACTAAATGAAATGGTAGGTTCAGCAAGTGGTGATAAATTTGCAAAATTTGCACAAGGTATCACTTTAGACCAGTTAATCTATCTAGCAAATAAATATTTACAAATACTAAGCCCTAGATATGAACTTCAAAGAAGTAGTGATTCAAGTAAGCTATTAGAAATAGAAATAATTGATGGTTTCCAAGGTGATGTTGTAAGACCTGTAAGTACGCTTTCTGGTGGTGAGAGTTTTATTGTAAGTCTTTCACTTGCACTTGGACTTTCAGCCCTTGCAAGTCAGAAAATAAGTATAGATTCACTTTTTTTAGATGAAGGATTTGGAACACTTGATAGTGATAGTCTAGAGTTAGCACTAAATGCGCTAAATCAGTTACAAAGTTCAGGAAAGATGGTAGGTGTGATTTCCCATGTGGAAGCACTAAAAGAGCGAATTCCATTGCAGATTAGGGTTATGCCTAAAGGTGATGGGACGAGTGTTTTGAATTTAAATTAG
- a CDS encoding TatD family hydrolase yields the protein MSISLIDTHCHINFFENAGDIALECEKTETHTIYVTTLPSQFNETFEYVKQLKYIYPSLGFHCLESEYNLEKEKKLFLKNIVKTKFIGEVGLDFSKRAIKSKKEQIEVFEFILENVRNRNKILNLHSAQAEDKVLNMLIQYDIKKAIFHWYSGKIGTLNKILDSGYYFSINSNMCKSKKGQNIISRLPKNKILVETDAPFINDLPYKNLNVYYYLSELWNLSLDEVRNIILRNFFNLQNSYDKLF from the coding sequence TTGTCAATTAGCCTAATAGATACACATTGTCATATAAATTTCTTTGAAAATGCAGGAGATATTGCATTAGAATGTGAAAAAACAGAAACACACACAATATATGTGACAACTTTACCTTCTCAATTTAATGAAACCTTTGAGTATGTTAAACAACTTAAATATATATATCCATCATTAGGTTTTCATTGTCTAGAGAGTGAGTACAATTTGGAAAAAGAAAAGAAACTTTTTTTAAAAAATATTGTTAAAACAAAATTTATAGGAGAAGTTGGTTTAGATTTTTCTAAAAGAGCTATTAAATCAAAAAAAGAACAGATTGAAGTCTTTGAATTTATTTTAGAAAATGTAAGAAATCGAAATAAAATTTTGAATTTACATAGTGCTCAAGCAGAAGATAAAGTTCTAAATATGTTAATTCAATATGATATTAAAAAAGCTATTTTTCATTGGTATAGTGGAAAAATTGGTACGCTAAATAAAATCTTAGATAGTGGATATTATTTTTCGATAAATAGTAATATGTGTAAAAGTAAAAAGGGACAAAATATTATTTCAAGACTCCCAAAAAATAAAATATTAGTTGAAACTGATGCACCTTTTATTAATGATTTACCCTATAAAAATTTAAATGTTTATTATTATTTAAGTGAATTATGGAATTTATCATTAGATGAAGTAAGAAATATTATATTAAGAAACTTTTTTAATTTGCAAAATTCTTATGATAAATTATTTTAA
- a CDS encoding KAP family P-loop NTPase fold protein: MWADNETTEDFLNYEVHCDLIKEYVTNPNLLPLTIGVFGDWGSGKSSIMKILEQKLEDDEKVLTIYFNSWLFESYQDAKISLLENILLELSKNETLGETAKKKILSLISRVDYMKLAKDGIKKYGKNVVDIIATGGVGSVIEAGFSMLKKEKIDELETADLSKLNEYIKDEQKNTSKNTIKTFRKDFEELINLTDYESVVIFIDDLDRCMPERVIETLEAIKLFLSVPNTAFVIGADERIIKHSISMHLKLHTLNSDSDYLQDSKQIVTDYIEKLIQIPYRLPKLSLSEIETYNNLLFCKTQLEEDDFKIVYDDYQSFKQSDFYSAYSYGHIKEKINFDDKPSLSSLLNLSHSMSQMITTILKGNPRQTKRFLNTFILRTKLASVAKIDIDIFVLIKLMLLEYFDTKLFKKLNELQSKNDGFFHEINILEKVFCDGEENPFKDSFQEWQTPQMVSWIKIEPKLSDTDLRNYFWLFRDKTESTLSDVHMVSPILQKIYKGLKSTQETEVRVSLERAKNLSYDELSEIFSLYENEINITPNLKELLNSLHQLTIQINNIDFYDRYLNIVIALPYQKVNNLIYLIDRLNNIKQKEGSLSDKVDKIIVNYSEKEKGLLKKAAIKYLEKGN; the protein is encoded by the coding sequence ATGTGGGCAGATAATGAAACAACTGAGGATTTTTTAAATTATGAAGTACATTGTGATTTAATAAAAGAGTATGTAACAAATCCTAATTTACTACCTTTAACAATAGGTGTATTTGGAGATTGGGGAAGTGGAAAATCTAGTATTATGAAAATACTTGAGCAAAAATTAGAAGATGACGAAAAAGTATTAACAATTTATTTTAATAGTTGGCTTTTTGAAAGCTACCAGGATGCAAAAATTTCACTTCTTGAAAATATTTTATTAGAACTGTCGAAGAATGAAACTTTAGGTGAAACAGCAAAAAAGAAAATATTGAGTTTAATATCAAGAGTTGATTATATGAAACTAGCAAAAGATGGTATTAAAAAATATGGTAAAAATGTTGTTGATATTATTGCTACAGGTGGAGTTGGTAGTGTAATTGAAGCAGGTTTTAGTATGTTGAAAAAAGAAAAAATTGATGAATTAGAAACTGCAGATTTATCTAAACTTAATGAATACATAAAAGATGAACAAAAAAACACATCTAAAAATACAATAAAAACTTTTAGAAAAGATTTTGAAGAATTAATAAATTTAACTGATTATGAGAGTGTAGTTATTTTTATTGATGATTTAGATAGGTGTATGCCTGAACGTGTTATTGAAACATTAGAGGCTATAAAGCTATTCTTATCTGTACCTAATACAGCTTTTGTAATTGGTGCTGATGAGAGAATAATAAAACATTCTATTTCAATGCATCTGAAATTACATACTTTAAATAGTGATTCAGATTATTTACAAGATTCTAAACAAATAGTTACAGATTATATTGAGAAGTTAATTCAAATTCCTTATAGATTACCAAAACTTTCATTATCTGAAATTGAAACTTATAATAATCTTTTATTTTGTAAAACACAGTTGGAAGAAGATGATTTTAAAATAGTATATGATGATTATCAAAGCTTTAAACAATCTGATTTTTATTCTGCATATTCTTATGGACATATAAAAGAAAAAATTAATTTTGATGATAAACCTTCATTAAGTAGTCTTTTAAATCTATCTCATAGTATGAGTCAAATGATTACAACAATTTTAAAAGGTAATCCTAGGCAGACAAAAAGATTTTTGAATACTTTTATTTTGAGGACAAAATTAGCTAGTGTTGCAAAAATTGATATTGATATTTTTGTATTAATAAAACTAATGCTTCTTGAATACTTTGATACTAAATTATTTAAAAAATTAAATGAACTTCAATCAAAAAATGATGGTTTTTTCCATGAAATAAATATATTAGAAAAAGTCTTTTGTGATGGTGAGGAGAACCCTTTTAAAGATTCTTTTCAAGAGTGGCAAACACCACAAATGGTAAGTTGGATAAAAATAGAACCTAAACTTTCTGATACTGATTTAAGAAATTATTTTTGGTTATTTAGAGATAAAACAGAATCTACTTTGTCTGATGTTCATATGGTTAGTCCTATTCTTCAAAAGATTTATAAGGGATTAAAGTCAACTCAAGAAACAGAAGTAAGAGTAAGCTTAGAGAGAGCAAAAAATCTTAGTTATGATGAATTATCAGAAATTTTCAGTTTATATGAGAATGAAATAAATATAACTCCAAACCTTAAAGAACTTCTCAATAGTTTACATCAATTAACTATTCAAATTAATAATATTGATTTTTATGATAGATATTTAAATATTGTAATAGCCCTTCCTTATCAAAAAGTTAATAATTTAATTTATTTAATTGATAGACTAAACAATATTAAACAGAAAGAAGGGTCTTTAAGTGATAAAGTAGATAAAATTATAGTTAATTATAGTGAAAAGGAAAAAGGCTTATTGAAAAAAGCAGCTATTAAATATTTAGAGAAAGGGAATTAA
- the qatC gene encoding Qat anti-phage system QueC-like protein QatC: protein MFKVTIEELDRKDCLLTLRLNINNEYESGLIINPYDCFTSIISNPTNSSLDVLYFTSIIYAIDKVIQRVDTFDNWSRDIEVEIPVSNVSVWNSAKDILKEAIDFLTSDNWIFNFRELEDISYFERKETLSLNINVEKICLFSGGLDSLAGAINLVDETDNILLISHVDGHGAPSTLHSELLSEIRNEYSTKNIRQASFHVYTEDEIKHEGTTRGRSILFHGIALFHAINLNINEIVTPENGVISINLPLTPSRTCSNSTKTMHPYFIKKFEEALSLLGHNIQINNPYLFKTKGEMLVENRNTDLISKLATKTLSCSHGGGHTATWYNRNSLNCGYCIPCTIRRASIHKFNNTLDRCNDYGHRLKNEDIKISSHEKRLDLLALAYFLNKNLTRAEVKREIKLMAKIDDIEEVTDMLLRGYAEIKQYINDKADDEIKGLFSCQLA, encoded by the coding sequence ATGTTTAAAGTTACTATTGAAGAGTTAGATAGAAAAGATTGTTTATTAACACTTAGACTTAATATTAATAATGAATATGAAAGTGGTTTAATTATTAATCCATATGATTGTTTTACTAGTATTATTTCTAATCCTACGAATTCAAGTTTAGATGTACTATATTTTACATCTATTATTTATGCAATTGATAAAGTTATACAAAGAGTTGATACTTTTGACAATTGGAGTAGAGATATTGAAGTTGAAATACCTGTTAGTAATGTTTCTGTATGGAATAGTGCAAAAGATATTTTAAAAGAAGCAATTGATTTTTTAACTAGTGATAATTGGATATTTAATTTTAGAGAATTAGAAGATATTTCATATTTTGAAAGAAAAGAAACTTTATCTCTAAATATAAATGTAGAAAAAATATGTTTATTCTCGGGTGGGTTGGACTCTCTTGCAGGAGCAATAAACTTAGTTGATGAAACAGACAATATTTTATTAATTTCACATGTAGATGGACATGGTGCACCATCAACTTTACATAGTGAACTATTAAGTGAAATAAGAAATGAGTATTCAACTAAAAATATAAGGCAAGCCTCTTTTCATGTTTATACAGAAGATGAAATTAAGCATGAAGGAACAACAAGAGGTCGTTCTATATTATTTCATGGTATAGCATTATTTCATGCAATTAATTTAAATATTAATGAAATAGTTACTCCTGAAAATGGTGTAATTAGTATTAATTTACCTTTAACTCCTTCCAGAACTTGCTCTAATAGTACAAAAACCATGCATCCATACTTTATTAAAAAATTTGAAGAGGCTTTAAGTTTATTAGGGCATAATATTCAAATAAATAATCCCTATCTATTTAAAACAAAAGGTGAAATGTTAGTTGAAAATAGAAATACAGACTTAATCTCAAAACTAGCCACTAAAACTTTATCTTGCTCACATGGTGGAGGACATACTGCTACTTGGTATAATAGGAATAGTTTAAATTGTGGTTATTGTATTCCTTGTACAATCAGAAGAGCTTCTATTCATAAGTTTAATAATACTTTAGATAGATGCAATGATTATGGACATAGATTAAAGAATGAAGATATAAAAATTTCTTCACATGAGAAAAGATTAGATTTATTAGCATTAGCTTATTTCTTAAATAAAAATTTGACAAGAGCTGAAGTAAAAAGAGAAATAAAATTAATGGCAAAAATTGATGATATTGAAGAAGTTACAGATATGCTTTTAAGAGGTTATGCAGAAATAAAACAGTACATTAATGATAAAGCAGATGATGAAATAAAAGGATTATTCAGTTGTCAATTAGCCTAA
- a CDS encoding exonuclease SbcCD subunit D C-terminal domain-containing protein — protein sequence MKILHTSDWHLGQNFMGKSRVEEHEAFLSWLLKIIKEKEIEVLLVSGDIFDTGTPPNYALELYYNFLKELSSIKTLITTIITAGNHDSVSTLKAPKQLLEVLNVHVITTGDEDENVIIPINKNDDLISIVCAVPFLRDSVIRQSLSGKTISEKEKLANSGIKAYYENCYSKALELKQDKNIPIIAMGHLTTVGSRSSQSERDIYIGGTIDIGGDYLSSMFDYVALGHLHINQVVGNNEHVRYSGSPIALSFSESKNSQKVNLVSFTQNEMSIEEIEVPLSRKLIVIKGNYETIKNELTKIEDKNSWIEVHISDDNAMYANNEIRQLASKLELTLLAVKIDKSEKQLKANELKVISLDELSVEQVFEKRLELENIEDKEFEKELLLNFKEVVSKVQSL from the coding sequence ATGAAAATTTTACATACCTCAGATTGGCATTTAGGTCAAAATTTTATGGGAAAAAGTAGGGTAGAGGAGCATGAAGCTTTTTTATCTTGGCTTTTAAAGATTATAAAAGAAAAAGAGATAGAAGTATTACTTGTATCAGGGGATATTTTTGATACTGGTACTCCTCCAAATTATGCTTTAGAACTTTATTATAATTTTTTAAAAGAACTATCAAGTATTAAAACTTTAATTACTACTATTATAACTGCTGGAAATCATGATTCAGTTTCAACTCTAAAAGCACCAAAACAACTTTTAGAAGTTTTAAATGTTCATGTTATAACAACTGGTGATGAAGATGAAAATGTAATTATTCCTATAAATAAAAATGATGATTTAATATCTATTGTTTGTGCTGTTCCATTTTTAAGAGATAGTGTTATTAGACAATCTCTTAGTGGAAAAACAATAAGTGAAAAAGAGAAATTAGCAAATAGTGGTATTAAAGCTTATTATGAAAATTGTTACTCAAAAGCACTTGAACTAAAACAAGATAAAAATATCCCAATAATAGCAATGGGACATTTAACAACAGTTGGAAGTAGAAGTTCTCAAAGTGAAAGAGATATTTATATTGGTGGAACTATTGATATAGGTGGGGATTATTTATCTAGTATGTTTGATTATGTTGCTTTAGGGCATCTTCATATAAATCAAGTTGTTGGAAATAATGAACATGTAAGATATTCAGGTTCTCCAATAGCTCTTAGTTTTTCTGAATCTAAAAACAGTCAAAAAGTAAATCTTGTATCTTTTACTCAAAATGAAATGAGTATAGAAGAGATAGAAGTTCCACTTTCTAGAAAACTAATTGTTATCAAAGGCAATTATGAAACTATAAAAAATGAACTTACTAAAATAGAAGATAAAAACTCTTGGATAGAAGTTCATATATCTGATGATAATGCAATGTATGCAAATAATGAAATCAGACAACTTGCTTCAAAACTTGAATTAACACTACTTGCAGTAAAAATAGATAAAAGTGAAAAACAGTTAAAAGCTAATGAATTAAAAGTAATAAGTTTAGATGAATTATCAGTTGAACAAGTATTTGAAAAAAGATTAGAGCTTGAAAACATAGAAGATAAAGAGTTTGAAAAAGAACTACTTTTAAACTTTAAAGAAGTAGTTTCTAAGGTGCAAAGCCTATGA
- a CDS encoding DUF2779 domain-containing protein codes for MNLSKSLYTKGIQCPKALWLKKYKPSVLTPPDEQAQAIFETGNIVGDFACQLFPHGKEVPYSKNYDEMIATTKQWLEGGVENIYEATFNFFGILVMVDILTISNSEISIYEVKSSTEVKDIYLHDVSIQYYVLKNLGFKIKSANVIHINNEYIRGDELDINQLFKIVDVTNEVISMQSNIPNILKDFEIYLEDRENEPNIDIGKQCNSPYECDAKEYCWKVQRKIPDYSIFNIFNLGSKKQIELYSRGIINIDDVPHDFDMTSIQTQAVENYKSEITYIDIENIKSFLQNLTYPIYHLDFETYQQAIPLYKGLKAYEQIPFQYSLHIEYEDGKKNKILEHKEYLAQDSVDSRYELALRLCEDIPKNATVLAYNMSFEKGVIKRLATLFEEFSEHLLAINNNMQDLMVPFQKKWYVTPHMNGSYSIKYVLPALVPEFEKAYKELDGVQNGSQAMNAFAKLSSLDENEKQKLRNSLLEYCKLDTLAMVKILEKLKKEVNNI; via the coding sequence ATGAACTTATCAAAATCTCTCTACACAAAAGGTATCCAATGCCCAAAAGCACTTTGGCTTAAAAAATATAAGCCAAGTGTTTTAACACCACCAGATGAGCAAGCACAAGCTATATTTGAAACTGGAAATATAGTAGGAGATTTTGCTTGTCAACTTTTCCCTCATGGAAAAGAAGTTCCATATTCAAAAAACTATGATGAGATGATAGCTACAACAAAACAGTGGCTTGAGGGTGGAGTTGAAAATATCTATGAAGCTACTTTTAACTTCTTTGGTATTTTAGTTATGGTGGATATTTTGACTATTTCTAATAGTGAAATATCTATTTATGAAGTCAAAAGTTCAACTGAAGTAAAAGATATATATTTGCATGATGTTTCTATTCAATATTATGTACTTAAAAACTTAGGTTTTAAAATAAAAAGTGCAAATGTAATTCATATAAATAATGAATATATTAGAGGTGATGAATTAGATATAAATCAACTTTTTAAAATAGTTGATGTTACAAATGAAGTTATATCAATGCAATCAAATATACCAAATATTTTAAAAGATTTTGAAATATATTTAGAAGACAGAGAAAATGAACCAAATATAGATATAGGTAAACAGTGTAATAGTCCTTATGAATGTGATGCAAAAGAGTATTGTTGGAAAGTTCAAAGAAAAATTCCTGATTATTCTATATTTAATATTTTTAATCTTGGAAGTAAAAAACAAATTGAACTTTATAGTAGAGGTATTATAAATATAGATGATGTTCCTCATGACTTTGATATGACTTCTATTCAAACACAAGCTGTTGAAAACTATAAATCAGAAATTACATATATAGATATAGAAAATATTAAATCATTTTTACAAAATTTAACTTATCCAATTTATCACTTAGACTTTGAAACATATCAACAAGCAATTCCTTTATATAAAGGTTTAAAAGCTTACGAACAAATACCATTTCAATACTCACTTCATATTGAGTATGAAGATGGCAAAAAAAATAAAATACTAGAACATAAAGAGTATTTAGCTCAAGATAGTGTTGATAGTAGATATGAACTTGCTCTTAGACTTTGTGAAGATATACCAAAAAATGCAACTGTATTAGCTTATAATATGAGTTTTGAAAAAGGTGTTATAAAAAGATTAGCTACACTATTTGAAGAATTTAGTGAACATCTATTAGCTATAAATAATAATATGCAAGATTTGATGGTTCCTTTTCAAAAGAAATGGTATGTAACTCCTCACATGAATGGAAGTTATTCTATCAAGTACGTTTTACCAGCACTTGTTCCAGAGTTTGAAAAAGCATATAAAGAACTAGATGGTGTTCAAAATGGAAGTCAAGCTATGAACGCTTTTGCAAAGTTAAGTTCATTAGATGAAAATGAGAAACAAAAACTTAGAAATTCACTTTTAGAGTATTGTAAACTTGATACTTTGGCTATGGTGAAAATTTTAGAGAAATTGAAAAAGGAAGTAAATAATATTTAA